The nucleotide sequence acttttcctctttgaaGGGAAGTGAATCTCTAAAGGTAATTTCAAAGGCAAAGGCAATGTCAGACACAATGGTAGAATGGCTGTTTCACATTGCTCCAAAGTTGCTTcagtgaaaaaaaaaagtggaTCGTTTCACTCACTACAATTTACTACTAACACTACTAGCACTACTACCTACAAGGAGACGGCAAACGATATGCAACCCTAGTTACTACAGTCACGTTTTCTGCACACCATTACATCACAATTCTACGAAATCAGCgaagaataaaagaagCGCTGCAAGCACCAGCCGCACATATCCAGCCGCACGGAAAACCCAAGCCCAAACTAAACCACCTGAAAGCCGTACCACACGCGTGATTCTAAGAATCTTGTACGCACCGAAAATATAGCCATCATCAGGTAATCCTTCTTAGAATGGGTTTAAGCAGCCCTATGCTATTTCATGTTCCTAAAAGAGTATTCGGTGCGATTTTCTTAAAAAAATGCACAGCCGTAGGACGGCCAATGGCATTTTGATAGCCGCACCATACCACAGAAAGGATACAACAACTTTGGAAAAACGGAAAATTTCATGCCAACTTCTCCGTGCCTGCTCTTCTAGTCTGGTggtcttttttttagtttttagatttttttttttttgggttttgttttttcgGAGTCAGTTAAACGTGCCCCGCCATACAActaaaacaataaaaagtTGGGGTGCAGAAAGTAGTGTGATAGTTTTGGTTCGTGCGAGGGAATATGTAGGGCTGggccaagaagaagaagaacaagaaaaaaaaccactCAAGCTCGACTTCGAACGAGAGAAGATGTGCAGTAAAGTAGTAGAGGAAAATaggaaaagagaataatgaCCGACGCAGTTGCAGGAGCCTGGTTGTTTTGCAATAACCTGGCTTCTTTCTCAAATGACAGGCCATTTGCCATTGTTTTGGGTATACGATGGGAAGATGTTGCTTAGAAGAGGTAGTAATAGTTTAATGTAGCTTGCGCCGTGCCATCCTGTAGGAGTAATCTTGTCATTTTCTAGGATCGCGGTTAGTTCTTCCTGGTATCTGTAAAATACCGGTGTCAGCCACACGGAGTAACAGAAGCCCGTAATTTCGTTTGGCACATATGGATTGCTACAGAGTAACGAAGCAAGGAGAAGCTCCGAGAATGGAATAAGGCCTTACTATTCTTGTTATTCTCTCACCATATAGATGATGCTACGGGCTGTACTTTGACagtatgtgtgtgtatgtgtgctctttgttttcattttcggtTCATTTTGGTAAGCATAGTTTCTTCTCAAACAATATCTCTGGTGTCGCTTGACTGTTGGCCAAAACAAACGGACGACAGTATCGACAGGCTAAACATGAAAACGACAAACCACTGTAGCCTCTCCTTGTTCTCTTTAATGGGAAAATGTGTGTATAAATAGGGGACGAAATGTGATCAATCAGAAGGAATGAAccttctcttcaattgcttACTTTATAgtttattgttattataatattgtTATTAGATGCTCAATCTAAGAGAACCAGGTTCAATTGAAACAACATTCAAAGACAAACCTTTTAATAATATTCAATAATACAAACAATCAAAGAATTTTAAGCAATGACTGATTATCGCAAGGAAGGTGCCAAACAGCTACCGAACGTGACTCCCCAAGAGACATCAAACACTCTCTATACCGAGGGGGACAACAGCAGCGAAGCTCCTCGCGGCTTGACTGATGATAAGGAGTACAACTCCAGCTCTAGCGAGACAGACTCACACCTCAAGAAGCGTTCTGGCGGTAACGGCAATGCCGAATACGTGAAGATTGGAGGCAAAACATATATGACATCTGATTTGGAGGAATGGCTAGCAAGAGACAGAGATCTCGAGAAGCAGCAACCGGAAACTGAAGAAAAACCAGCCGACAAGGGTTTCGCCAACCCAATGCCTGTTGGTCTATCTTGTTTTGCATTCTGTTGCTTGTTACTCAATATGGTCAATGCACACTTTAGACATGTTACTAATAACAAAATCGTGCTTGGTGGTGCGTTGTTCTACGGTGGTGTTATTGAGTTGCTAATGGGTATGCTTTGCTACCCACTTGGTGACACATTCGGTATGACAGTGCTTTGCGGGTATTCCGGTTTCTGGTTCAGTTGGGCATGGCTATTGACAGACCAATCGCACATCATGGAGAGCTACGGAACCGACGCACAAATGCTAAGAAGTGCCATTGGTTTGTACTTAATCTGTTGGGTAGTGTTCACCACTATCTTATGGGTGTGTACCATGAAGTCGACATGGGGCTTGTTCTTATGCTTTACCTTCCTAGAAATGATGTTCATCCTTCTAGCTGCTGGTGAATTTACAAACAAAGTCAAGGTCAGCAAGGCAGGTGGTTGGTTCGGTATATTCAGTGCCCTAACAGCATTCTACATCATATTCTCCGGGTTGTCTAATAAAGACAACTGTTACATACCTTTGAGACAATACGCTTTACCAAAGGCCAACTTCCCTCGCTAGAGAAGgaactttttcttcttccagcATTATATTATTCTATTCCACCTCATTCCCTCCAGCCTTGAACTTCCATTAATTTTCTTAATCCcatttgctgctgctgctgctgctgcttctaCTGCTGACAACAACGCACGATATCACTACTAATAGCGTCGATGCCACATCACActctaataataatttctCTTCTAATGATAACGACAATATCCCAATGACACCCAGATGACAGATTAATGacagaaaatgaaaaaattcaTAAAAATTCataaaaaaaccaaaaaaaaaacaaacaataacacAACAGACTGACACAAACTAATGAATGCTATTGGAATTCCGAATctcgattttttttccttttttccttttttcaaatcccaaattttgaaattcGGTGGTGATACGCAAACCACGTGATACATAACATGGTGTTTTTTTCTATAATTATTTTGTAACCGAAACAACAGGTGCACCGCATCTGTCCCACTATAACACAGTAGCTATTTCGTCCTTGAATGGCAACCCCGCCTCCgctttt is from Kluyveromyces marxianus DMKU3-1042 DNA, complete genome, chromosome 2 and encodes:
- the ATO2 gene encoding acetate uptake transporter family protein (accumulation of dyads protein 2), with translation MTDYRKEGAKQLPNVTPQETSNTLYTEGDNSSEAPRGLTDDKEYNSSSSETDSHLKKRSGGNGNAEYVKIGGKTYMTSDLEEWLARDRDLEKQQPETEEKPADKGFANPMPVGLSCFAFCCLLLNMVNAHFRHVTNNKIVLGGALFYGGVIELLMGMLCYPLGDTFGMTVLCGYSGFWFSWAWLLTDQSHIMESYGTDAQMLRSAIGLYLICWVVFTTILWVCTMKSTWGLFLCFTFLEMMFILLAAGEFTNKVKVSKAGGWFGIFSALTAFYIIFSGLSNKDNCYIPLRQYALPKANFPR